The DNA segment TCGACTGGGAAAATTGCCAGCTCGGCGTTCCGAGCCTCGATCACGGCGGCATGCTGGGCGAGATGTATGTTCTTTGGTACTTTGACATCGGGCTGGGTTACGACTGAGGAAGTAGAAAATATGGCTCGCTTATAAGAGATGTTATTGCCTTGGCTCGGACTAGAGATAGGACTTGGTTTGACGAGGGCGGCTTTGCCTGCTTGTTTGCCGGTActgctcaagattgagaacACCACCATTGGACCATTCGAGATCATTGATCGTGGTGACTGGGGAGCCTCAATCGATGACCCAATTTTTAAGCCTGGCAGTGACACTAGAATCGCCCAAGATCGTGACATAATCAGTGGACATCGACAAAGCTTGCTACCAACGGCAGAGACCTCCAATGTCAGCATCACTCGATTACAGGGAAAGGAAATTagtatgatgatgatgagggccACGTCTGAGTTGTACAAACAACAGGATCACGAATGATATGACTCGGTTGCAGCTGGGCACTCGTCTACGGACCAATCAACTCATAGTATATACGCGTCGTTAACAATCTCGATGAGTTTGTTAACGATTAAGATCTTGATTTGAGCTGATGCCAAGTCCGCCCGCTCGGATAATGCGGCCTCGGCTGACGGCGTTTGAATATGGAGCCGCAAATTCCCGATCCAATCAGACACAGTGATCTTCAGAAACTGCAAGGAACAGAGTCGGGACAGGCAGGTTTAGCTGTTGATTTATTTCATGCTGTGACGTCAAAGACACGGCAGCAAACATGGGCTTTTGACaacaaccatcaccaatgaTCTCATATCCTCACTAAGcataaaataaataaaatagctACAAACTCAATTGAATTTTTGATCTCCAGCGCATTCAGACTCGTTGTGACCTCTCGCTAACTCACTATGCCTCGTCAAAATACGCTGGGCAAGGCTCTTGTAGGCCTGCTGCCTCtcgcttcagcagcttcgCTCAACTCCGAGTACACCTTCAatcctcttcaccatctcgcGGGAATTGCTCCCTACTTCGAGCCCCAAGATCCTCCCGCTTCTCCCGATGCGCCACAAGGTTGCACTCCCGAACGCGCTGCGTATCTCGTGCGACACGCTGCCATTTACGCCAACGattttgactttgaggagTACATCGAGCCATTCATTGAGAAGGTTCagaacaagaccaagatcgactGGAGCAAGATTCCTTATCTGAACTTCTTGGACGATTGGGAGCCTCCCATTTCTGATGCAGAGGTGTCGCTTTTGACCAACGTGGGAAGACTTGAGGCTACGCGCTTGGGTGTTGATCTGGAGTTCCGATACCCAGAGTTCAAGCAGCCCAAGAAGGTCTGGACGTCATCGGCCGAACGAACCGTCAAGTCCGCTCAGTCTTTCGTCCGTGGTCTTGAGTCCGACGATAAGTCTATCAAGGTCGAGACCATTTACGAGTCAGAGGAATCAGGTGCCGACAGCTTGACTCCCTACAAGGCCTGCCCCGCCTACGATGGCTCCACCGGCAGCGATGAGGCCGAAGTCTACCAGAAGAAGTACGCCAAACCAATCGTCGATCGCTTCAACGCTCTCGCCTCCGACTTTAACTTCACTGTCAACGATATCTTTGGCATGCAGCAGCTTTGCGGCTACGAGACTGTTACTCGTGGCAAGTCGCCGTTCTGCAACCTTGAGCTATTCACTCCCGatgactggcttggctggGAGTACTCCGAGGACGTGCGATACCACTACAACGCTGGTTACGGTAACTCGATCTCTGGTTATGTCGGAATGCCCTGGCTCAACACCACAGCtggtcttctccttggtgatgattccGACGAGGAGTTGTACGTTAGCTTCACCCACCGTGAACTGCCTCCCATGGTCCTCGTCGCCATGGGCCTCTTTAACAACTCCGAGCCCGCCGGTACAGAATCTCAGATCAACGACACCATGCCTCTGAGCAAGATCAACTACCGCCGCGCCTGGAAGAGCTCTCACGTACTCCCCTTCCTGAGCAACATCGCCATTGAGCGCCTCAACTGCACCAACACCTACGGCTacgaagatggagaataCTATCGCGTCCTGGTCAACAGTGCGCCCCAGGCTCTACCTTCATGCGAAGACGGACCCGGAACAAGCTGCACCCGAAAGAGTTTCGAGGAGTACGTGCAGGACAGAGTCGAAAAGTTTACTGGCTTCTCAGAAAAATGTAGCGTGGAGTACGATAACTCGACTGACATTCTGTCCATTTACAACAATTAATGATATTCACGATTATGTAACTTAAATATATACTTAATATTTATGAGATCTGATTTGATAGCACCGAACCTCAGAAACCTTGTACATGAACGTTCAGCTTTCATTCCTCGAGAGAGAAGGGGCAAGATGCCGCCACAGAAAGTTTacgttggccttgacttgTTCTGACCTTGTACTTCGTAGTACCGGAAGGCAAAATGCTTGGAAATGTGGTCATGCCACCCCGTGGGGCTTGTATTCTTTCAATTACGCCGGGCCGAGCAGGTCTTGGAGCCTGTACACAATTTAACTCACTATCCGACACATAAGAAAGACATCTGCTAATTTTCCTTCAACTGAGGATTTGTCTGTCAGAAACTACTCAGGTATAAACTTTAAAGTCGTGGACTCTCCGACGTGCTGATTTGTTACAGTTCAGGGCATGAACTTTATCAAGAAAGTCTTTGACTTTCATTTATCGACATGGGCCTTGGGATGTTCGCCACCTGGGACAATTATAAAATACAATGCCCTCTGCCTGTAAGGTAAATTCATTGAATAGAATGTTATGCCTGTCCAGATACATCACCCCTGGCAATAAAAGATCACCACCAATCGTGGAAGTTTGTGCACACTTCTCACTTATCAATATCGAATTGATCTACTGCCGAGATGACACGCCATGTCATGCCCTGGAATCCTAGTTTCACTCTCTTCGCTGACCTGCCAACCCAAATACGCCTGATGATATGGGAAGCCGCCATACCTGAAGAGGTACATCCTCGGTCAAAGATATTCGCGATTTGGGGAGACAAACCTGCAACTACACCTCGAGCGATAGCAAATATACGTCTCCTAGCCTGCTGTCACGAATCACGTCaccttgctgagaagaatggAATTTTCGTACCATTAAAGAGACTTCCACCGGTCCAAGGACCGCCAAGGCTTGTCTGGATAGATCGCAATGTCGAGATTGTATCCATCCCTTTCGAACCGATCTTTCTCGACAGGATCATCCGTCTTCCACCGAATGTCACAACCCTAGCCGACACGATCGGTAATATCTACAGCCCTCTTAGTGAAGAGACTGCCGGAAAATACATCCAGAAATGGCGAAACGATcgtgttgttgatattgatacGTTTTActttggccttgatgacCAACTTCCTATGTACGTATTTCAACCGCCTGAATCATTGACTGCCGAAGACCTGCTAATGAATATCTCGCAACTAGTGACTATAAGGAAAACAGGGATTCGAGGAGAGTCCACGTGTCATCACGGAGGTATGGAGGTATTTGTATCATATGGCCCAGATGGTCTCAGGACTAGTTAGGGGCCAGATTGACAATCTTGGCTATTTCCTGGTAATCCTTGATTCTGGCCTTTCGGTCGACCGACCACTATAATCATTAGTCAAGGTTTTCTTACAGTCTGAGGAAGAATACAtcttgtgatgatgaccaTGTACATGTCTGCGTTTTATTGCGTTGAAATGCCATAGCCCTTTTTCAGCGAATCATCCCATGACGCCAAGAAGGCACTGGAGACAAACAAATGATCTGGTGAAAGGAATACTTGCGCAAAGAGTATATAGAAATTGACTGTCGGGAATATCCATCATGAAAATGATAGCCTGCCTCTCTAATTATTTCTTTACTTCATTATGGTATAGATGATCGGCGTGATACTAGAACAGTCGGAAGTTACCACTAGATAGACTCACAAAGGTAATGCTATATAGATCTTTTAATTCGGCCGTAATATTGTGTTCTATAATGGGTTAGTTCTGGTTCAATAGCTTTACTTTGTCCATTTATTGCCTGCCCTAAGCTTTTGTGAGAATAAAGCTAAAAGATAATTCAAGAGCCTTGACCTTAGTATACAAGATGCTAAGCGAAATAAGAGTTTGCAATTGAGAAATAATTAAAGTCTAATAGATAAAAGGTTAGAGTGGTCTAGAGACAAGACTGGGGACTCTTAGAAGTAATAATTAAGTTTCTATTATAATAAGAACATGCTTATAACCTAGAGAATATCCACGAATGCTCGATCTTGGACCACTGTCTGAATATTCTTACTAGTGTTGCATACTTTATCGAAATTTGACAAACGAGAGCACCAAAGTATGCTTGGAATTCGCTCTTGTATGGGGAATCCTTGAGACCTATAAATGTTCTCGCTCCCTTGACCTATCATACCTTACCTTCCTGCATTTCATCTTCTCGAATAATATACCGTACAGGAAGACACGAAAAGGTCTCCATCTCTCTGCCCTGTCTTCAAGCCATCCATAGAGCTTTTCGAACCATAACTCTCGCTTCTTACGAACACTACCGAGGAGACAGGCTGCCCACTCCTAGTAAGCCTTTGTGTTACACCTGCGAGTACTTTCCTACTCCGACTGGGCTTGCTCCCGCAAAATTTCTTTCCCCCctgttcttcagcttgtccGAGACCGCAGAAACAAAACTTGGTTCAAGCCATATCGAATGCCCTTAGGGGCTAGACTATAACAGTATACATTGTGCAGGGGTTCTCAAAAGAGCGGTACGTAATTAATCTGGATTTCATTCAGCACGCTCATACTTGTGGTCCCAGGAACTATACCAAGCAGACGCATGCAGACGCTATGTCTGGAGGATTCGGCGGATGGAAAAGGCGCTTGTCTGTCAGGATATGGGATACAGTAATGATGGTTGCTTCACTTTATGAGGCCGAAGTCACTGTCAAGTGGGCTTCCTAAACTGAAAACTTTGATTGAatgagcttggaaagaatggTTTGGGTGGCAATTTGATGTACACTGCAAGCTTGACACCCTCGTCGGTTTAGAATTTGTTAGTTACCGAACAGTTAATCGAAACTCGACTCGCCTATATCCTCCAGTTCCGTAGTGATATCGCGTAAATATGTTCTCTGTGTTGATTTAGGCTCTCATCCATGGGTCTCTGCTGCAATTAACACAGCTGGCTGACAATTTGATGCTATCGCGTAAGTTTGGCTCTCAAACCTTGAATCCACTTGTCAGAACACTGCGGCCAAAAGTCCCTTCACAAACTAGGACCCACTGCGTGTATGAAGGTTCTGAGTTAGAAGGTTAGAAGAAAAAATAGCCGAAGATGTCTTATATAAACGGGCAACCCATCCTCAGTCCTGTCTTATTCTCttgtatcatcatcacacaGCTCGCAACATAACTTTACCAAAGTTCCCGCACCACTCATCTCAGCAGCACTAACTCGACCTTCTCAGCGATATATACTCAGATATCACCTCCTTCCACCATGGGTCAATCCATGTCAAGTGATTTCGAGAGCTTCAACAACTTACCGCCAGAGCTTCGACTGATGATTTGGAAAGAAGCTGTGCCGAAGAAAAAGGACACACATGCAGCCTGCAAGATTTTCCACGATGCCTTTTTACGTGGTCTGCGGTTTGAAAAGCGAGAGGGGACAGATGGACCTCGAGCCCTCCTGGAGGCATGTTACGATTCTCGTGCTGTGGCAATGAAGAGTGGATCGTATATGACTGTCAAGGACAAAAAGTATCGACTAATCTGCCAAACACTCCGAGGACTTTTCGAAAAGAGATACCATTACGTTTGGGTTGACAGTAGCATTACAACTCTTCACGTACCGATCGCTGCCCTGACATGTGGACGCATCACCAATTTACCAAACAGCATCCAGGCTATTGCTTGCATGGTGCCTACACGAGAAGCACTTACAGCGTTGCAGAAGTGCCTTACCCCTGATCCCGAGTACAAGGGTATCAAAACCGTGTACCTTGGGATCGTTAGTATACCCACGCAATACAGCAAAGGCAACGATCCAGATTACTATCCCTGCACGGAATCAGAG comes from the Fusarium verticillioides 7600 chromosome 11, whole genome shotgun sequence genome and includes:
- a CDS encoding acid phosphatase — translated: MPRQNTLGKALVGLLPLASAASLNSEYTFNPLHHLAGIAPYFEPQDPPASPDAPQGCTPERAAYLVRHAAIYANDFDFEEYIEPFIEKVQNKTKIDWSKIPYLNFLDDWEPPISDAEVSLLTNVGRLEATRLGVDLEFRYPEFKQPKKVWTSSAERTVKSAQSFVRGLESDDKSIKVETIYESEESGADSLTPYKACPAYDGSTGSDEAEVYQKKYAKPIVDRFNALASDFNFTVNDIFGMQQLCGYETVTRGKSPFCNLELFTPDDWLGWEYSEDVRYHYNAGYGNSISGYVGMPWLNTTAGLLLGDDSDEELYVSFTHRELPPMVLVAMGLFNNSEPAGTESQINDTMPLSKINYRRAWKSSHVLPFLSNIAIERLNCTNTYGYEDGEYYRVLVNSAPQALPSCEDGPGTSCTRKSFEEYVQDRVEKFTGFSEKCSVEYDNSTDILSIYNN